The following proteins are co-located in the Tardibacter chloracetimidivorans genome:
- a CDS encoding epoxide hydrolase N-terminal domain-containing protein, translating to MAVEQIRFQPPEARLADLRERLARTRFAEDFANDDWSYGVNGAYLRELVSYWRDGYDWDAQLSAINGFRHFQTEIDDVPIHFIREPGRGPKPMPIILSHGWP from the coding sequence ATGGCGGTCGAGCAGATCCGCTTCCAGCCGCCCGAGGCTAGGCTGGCCGATCTTCGCGAACGGCTCGCCCGCACGCGCTTTGCCGAAGATTTCGCCAACGACGACTGGTCCTATGGAGTCAATGGCGCTTATCTGAGGGAACTGGTGTCCTACTGGCGCGACGGGTACGACTGGGACGCGCAGCTCAGCGCAATCAACGGTTTCCGGCATTTCCAGACTGAGATCGACGATGTGCCGATCCACTTCATCCGAGAGCCGGGGCGCGGGCCGAAACCGATGCCCATCATCCTGTCGCACGGCTGGCCCTAG
- a CDS encoding PQQ-dependent dehydrogenase, methanol/ethanol family, whose protein sequence is MSQTVSKATALCAALLFLAGCGGGDGGDGRAGVSGGAASGAAARLLDGSDGADWAAFGRTYGEQHYSPLDEVNRETVSRLGLAWSVDLPLGNSVTGPVAVDGVLYTATGYSVVRAFDAVTGRQLWEYDPEAPEAAGRKLRQGWGSRGIAWWNGKVYTGTQDGRLIAIDAKTGKPLWSQMTVAKDDVRFISGPPRVFDGKVIIGHGGADVGSIRGYVTAYDAETGKQLWRFWTVPGQPGVDDDETTRIAAESWSGEWWKYGGGGTVWNAITYDAELDTIYLGTGNGAPWNHKIRSAGKGDNLFLASVVALDAKTGKYKWHYQFNPAESWDYNASMDMELADLQIDGKARKVLMTAPKNGFFYVIDRTNGKVISAEPYVKVTWASKIDLKTGRPVERPGIRYEDAPATIMPTPIGAHSWLPMAYSPQARLVYIPAIELEATFDDSGITRENWKRTPGAALDYAVRPEIRLVEGAKHHSALVAIDPVTQKQAWRVPLPAHFPGGIAATGGGLVFQGQVDSKFNAYDAKTGKLLWSFDAKAPVIAPPITYTANGRQYVTVLTGMGTSGGFLGQLLEEYGIDYRTQARRILTFALDGNATLPAAEPYEAVAIDDPDYRTDAAAASAGADIYNQRCVVCHGGEAVAAGVAPDLRTSPVLLDDATFDAIVHAGMLVPNGMPKFEELSEAELANLRQYLRSRAADLRKDRPLPDEIKPGR, encoded by the coding sequence ATGTCGCAAACTGTCTCCAAAGCCACGGCGCTCTGCGCGGCGCTGCTGTTTCTGGCGGGTTGCGGTGGCGGTGACGGTGGCGACGGTCGGGCCGGTGTGTCCGGCGGTGCGGCGTCAGGGGCGGCGGCGCGATTGCTCGACGGGTCGGACGGCGCGGACTGGGCGGCCTTCGGGCGGACCTATGGCGAGCAGCATTACAGCCCGCTGGACGAGGTCAACCGCGAGACGGTGAGCCGTCTGGGGCTGGCCTGGTCGGTCGACCTGCCGCTGGGCAATTCGGTGACCGGCCCTGTGGCGGTGGACGGGGTTCTCTATACGGCGACGGGCTATAGCGTGGTGCGGGCGTTCGACGCCGTCACGGGCCGCCAGCTTTGGGAATATGACCCTGAAGCGCCCGAGGCGGCGGGGCGCAAGCTGCGGCAGGGCTGGGGCAGCCGCGGGATCGCCTGGTGGAACGGCAAGGTCTACACCGGTACGCAGGACGGGCGTCTGATCGCGATCGACGCGAAGACCGGCAAGCCCCTCTGGTCGCAGATGACGGTGGCCAAGGACGATGTTCGGTTCATCTCGGGCCCGCCGCGGGTGTTCGACGGCAAGGTGATCATCGGCCATGGCGGCGCGGATGTGGGATCGATCCGCGGCTATGTGACGGCGTATGACGCCGAGACCGGCAAGCAGCTCTGGCGATTCTGGACGGTGCCGGGCCAGCCCGGCGTCGACGACGACGAGACGACGCGGATTGCTGCGGAGAGCTGGTCGGGCGAATGGTGGAAATACGGCGGCGGCGGCACCGTCTGGAACGCCATCACCTATGACGCCGAACTCGACACCATCTATCTCGGCACCGGAAATGGCGCGCCGTGGAATCACAAGATCAGAAGTGCTGGAAAGGGTGACAATCTTTTCCTCGCGTCGGTCGTCGCGCTCGACGCCAAGACCGGCAAATACAAATGGCACTATCAGTTCAACCCGGCTGAAAGCTGGGACTACAACGCGTCCATGGATATGGAGCTGGCCGATCTCCAGATCGACGGCAAGGCGCGCAAGGTGCTGATGACCGCGCCGAAGAACGGTTTTTTCTATGTGATCGACCGCACCAACGGGAAGGTGATCTCGGCCGAACCCTATGTGAAGGTGACCTGGGCGTCGAAAATCGACTTGAAGACCGGCCGCCCGGTGGAGAGGCCCGGCATTCGCTATGAAGATGCGCCTGCAACGATCATGCCCACGCCGATCGGGGCGCATAGCTGGCTGCCGATGGCGTACAGCCCCCAGGCCCGGCTGGTCTACATCCCGGCGATAGAGCTGGAGGCGACGTTCGACGACAGCGGCATCACCCGTGAAAACTGGAAGCGCACGCCCGGGGCCGCGCTCGATTATGCGGTGCGGCCGGAAATCCGGCTTGTCGAGGGGGCGAAGCACCATAGCGCGCTGGTGGCGATTGACCCGGTCACGCAAAAGCAGGCGTGGCGCGTCCCGCTGCCCGCGCACTTTCCGGGCGGCATCGCGGCGACTGGAGGCGGGCTGGTGTTCCAGGGCCAGGTGGATTCAAAATTCAACGCCTATGACGCAAAGACCGGCAAGCTGCTCTGGTCGTTCGACGCCAAGGCCCCGGTGATCGCGCCGCCGATCACCTACACGGCCAATGGCCGCCAATATGTGACCGTGCTGACGGGCATGGGCACGAGCGGGGGCTTTCTGGGTCAGCTTCTGGAGGAATATGGGATCGATTACCGGACGCAGGCACGCCGCATCCTGACCTTCGCGCTGGACGGCAACGCCACCCTTCCGGCCGCCGAACCCTATGAAGCCGTCGCGATCGACGACCCGGATTATCGCACCGACGCCGCTGCCGCTTCGGCTGGAGCCGACATCTATAACCAGCGTTGCGTCGTCTGCCACGGAGGCGAAGCCGTGGCGGCGGGTGTTGCGCCTGACCTTCGGACCTCTCCGGTCCTGCTGGACGACGCGACATTCGACGCAATCGTCCATGCGGGAATGCTCGTTCCCAACGGCATGCCGAAATTCGAGGAGCTGAGCGAGGCCGAGCTGGCCAATCTTCGCCAGTATCTGCGCTCGCGGGCGGCCGACCTCAGGAAAGACCGGCCGCTGCCCGACGAGATAAAGCCGGGACGCTGA
- a CDS encoding Rieske (2Fe-2S) protein: MARVLLCRLEDVPENGNRAFTVDDKAVLVCRSSSGVFALENMCSHATSSLEGGKMKGPFLFCPLHGMRIDMRSGCPSGQLTKKPVKVYEATVEDGQVFAEL; the protein is encoded by the coding sequence ATGGCCCGTGTTCTCCTGTGCCGGCTCGAAGACGTTCCCGAAAACGGGAACCGCGCCTTTACCGTGGACGACAAGGCGGTGCTCGTCTGTCGTTCGTCCTCGGGCGTGTTCGCGCTGGAGAATATGTGCAGCCATGCGACCTCCAGCCTTGAAGGTGGAAAGATGAAGGGGCCGTTCCTCTTCTGCCCGCTTCACGGAATGCGGATAGACATGAGGAGCGGTTGCCCCAGCGGCCAGCTGACCAAGAAGCCGGTCAAGGTCTATGAAGCGACGGTCGAAGACGGTCAGGTCTTCGCCGAGCTGTAA
- a CDS encoding TetR/AcrR family transcriptional regulator, which translates to MSRIAGRQRYSSPVMQERRRRILAEARALLAEAGEPGFNIRELSRRAGVSSRTLYHAFGGRDGILGHAIAEHIEALREEWAANPLGGDIDSILAEYDTVAVEIERNSAYNRMLVALFFSVNPIRPALESIRSLPADRFGRWLDATPKRALLPRLDRERAIDRYVNGELSTYRYWASNRIALAALADELRINFLSNLLSITVGPLRTDIVRRYARLCAKHGRTENRHAI; encoded by the coding sequence ATGAGCCGGATCGCAGGCAGGCAGCGCTACTCCAGCCCCGTGATGCAGGAGCGGCGGCGGCGTATCCTCGCCGAGGCTCGGGCGTTGCTGGCCGAGGCGGGCGAGCCGGGGTTCAACATCCGCGAACTGAGCCGCAGGGCGGGCGTATCGTCCCGCACGCTCTATCACGCATTCGGCGGGCGCGACGGCATATTGGGCCATGCGATCGCCGAGCATATCGAAGCGCTGCGAGAGGAGTGGGCGGCCAATCCGCTTGGCGGCGACATCGATTCGATCCTTGCCGAATATGACACCGTCGCGGTCGAGATCGAGCGCAACTCCGCCTATAACCGGATGCTGGTGGCGTTGTTCTTTTCCGTCAACCCGATCCGACCGGCGCTGGAATCGATCCGGAGCCTTCCGGCCGACCGTTTTGGGCGTTGGCTGGACGCCACTCCGAAACGCGCGCTTCTTCCCCGCCTCGACCGGGAGAGGGCGATCGACCGATATGTAAACGGCGAACTTTCGACATACAGATATTGGGCGTCGAACCGGATCGCGCTTGCAGCGCTTGCCGACGAACTGCGCATCAATTTTCTGTCCAACCTGCTTTCGATCACCGTCGGGCCGCTTCGCACGGACATCGTCCGCCGATATGCCAGGCTGTGCGCAAAACACGGCCGCACGGAGAACCGGCACGCCATTTAA
- a CDS encoding PaaI family thioesterase, giving the protein MSLQAHSPAELPPAEQPDLAEQGWRRMHPEGLTGYDALLPVLLVRPGDPGRAEARVETGSHSLNVLGGFHGGYLASIGELVLFLPLFLHGKVSSQGAITVDFTIQFMAGGGAGSPLLVSIELLHETGRMAFLRGVMEQDGRRVAAFTGTMRKLGAAR; this is encoded by the coding sequence ATGTCATTGCAAGCCCATAGCCCGGCGGAACTGCCGCCTGCCGAGCAGCCCGATCTGGCGGAGCAGGGCTGGCGTCGTATGCATCCGGAAGGCCTGACCGGCTATGATGCGCTGCTGCCGGTCCTGCTGGTCCGCCCCGGCGATCCCGGCCGCGCGGAGGCCCGGGTGGAAACGGGGAGCCACAGCCTTAACGTGCTGGGCGGCTTTCACGGCGGCTATCTGGCGTCGATTGGTGAGCTGGTGCTCTTCCTGCCGCTGTTTCTGCACGGCAAGGTTTCGAGCCAGGGAGCGATCACGGTCGATTTCACGATTCAGTTCATGGCGGGCGGAGGTGCGGGGTCGCCGTTGCTCGTCTCGATCGAGTTGCTGCACGAGACGGGGCGCATGGCCTTTCTGCGGGGCGTCATGGAGCAGGACGGCCGCCGGGTCGCCGCCTTTACGGGCACGATGCGAAAGCTGGGCGCGGCGCGCTGA
- a CDS encoding VOC family protein translates to MSRLFGPIFQTAYVVEDIDAALDHWTRVLGVGPFFMFPTPLPFAWMKRDEVLTDEYDVLSHAALAYSGDMMIELIRPGSDPSPYRDFLDAGRRGVHHLGTVATDYDAQMAAARAAGIHVAVEGELPISRFSYLATDALFPGTMIELIDMSQEMKDLFAMIRAEAARWDGSDPVRRLD, encoded by the coding sequence ATGAGCCGATTGTTTGGCCCGATTTTTCAGACAGCCTATGTGGTGGAGGATATCGACGCGGCGCTCGACCATTGGACCCGCGTGCTTGGCGTCGGCCCGTTCTTCATGTTCCCGACGCCCCTGCCTTTCGCCTGGATGAAGCGGGACGAGGTATTGACGGATGAGTATGACGTATTGAGCCATGCCGCGCTCGCCTATAGCGGCGACATGATGATCGAGCTGATCCGGCCCGGGAGCGATCCGTCCCCTTATCGCGATTTCCTCGACGCCGGGCGGCGGGGCGTTCACCATCTGGGCACGGTCGCGACCGACTATGACGCGCAGATGGCGGCCGCCCGCGCGGCGGGCATCCATGTCGCCGTGGAAGGCGAGCTGCCGATATCCCGCTTTTCCTATCTCGCGACGGATGCGCTCTTCCCCGGCACCATGATCGAACTGATCGACATGTCACAGGAAATGAAGGACCTGTTTGCGATGATAAGGGCCGAAGCCGCCCGCTGGGACGGAAGCGATCCGGTGCGCAGGCTGGACTGA
- a CDS encoding alpha/beta fold hydrolase, translating into MIVPSMPGFGLSTPLTKTGVNFWTTADLWHQLMTKVLGFEKYAAQGGDWGGLTTTQLGHKYAGELHGIHVSTVAPLTLFNHERPWDVTAGTLAPPGLGSEEREAFLAWQRRIAAHVCVQVLDPQTLAYALHDSPVGLLAWLVERRRSWGDCREGLEAAFDRDFLITTAMIYWLTDSFGTSARFYAEAARHLWQPSHDLEPLVQAPSGISHFTHDGTTGLGSGLEAMFNLVFERRHDRGGHFAPAEVPELIVDDVRAMFRPMRR; encoded by the coding sequence GTGATCGTCCCCTCCATGCCGGGGTTCGGGCTCTCCACGCCATTGACGAAGACCGGCGTCAACTTCTGGACCACGGCCGACCTGTGGCACCAGTTGATGACGAAAGTGCTGGGCTTTGAGAAATACGCCGCGCAAGGCGGCGATTGGGGCGGTCTCACCACCACCCAGCTTGGCCACAAATATGCGGGCGAGCTTCACGGCATCCATGTCTCCACGGTCGCGCCGCTCACGCTGTTCAATCATGAACGGCCGTGGGACGTGACCGCCGGAACGCTTGCGCCGCCCGGCCTCGGCAGCGAGGAGCGCGAGGCCTTTCTCGCGTGGCAGCGCCGGATCGCGGCTCACGTCTGCGTCCAGGTGCTCGATCCGCAGACATTGGCCTATGCGCTCCACGATTCGCCAGTCGGCCTTTTGGCTTGGCTGGTGGAGCGGCGGCGAAGCTGGGGCGATTGCCGCGAGGGGCTGGAGGCCGCCTTCGACAGGGACTTTCTGATCACCACGGCGATGATCTACTGGTTGACCGACAGCTTCGGAACCTCCGCGCGCTTCTATGCCGAAGCCGCACGGCATCTGTGGCAGCCCTCGCACGACCTCGAACCGCTGGTGCAGGCGCCTTCGGGGATCAGCCATTTCACCCATGACGGAACGACCGGCCTTGGCTCCGGGCTGGAGGCTATGTTCAACCTGGTGTTCGAACGCCGCCATGATCGCGGCGGTCATTTCGCGCCGGCGGAAGTCCCGGAGCTGATCGTCGACGACGTCCGTGCGATGTTCAGGCCGATGCGGCGATAG
- a CDS encoding TetR/AcrR family transcriptional regulator, with product MITQRTPVRQLRSERTRKRLLDATIACLVKYGYARTNPLRVAAEAGVTRGAVLHHFRDGPDLIRGTIIELQEKRLRALGRVTAIDPAQVGAIMRTYWDQLSTPTAIAFEEIRHAARTDAALAAVLKPLEEEYQARWDVRAVDIFADWQSDPERFELAITLAQTVLEGLALRNRSGLANDHVVELMLNHLEQQIIDLHPRLGGRKG from the coding sequence ATGATCACCCAACGCACGCCGGTGCGGCAGCTTCGCAGCGAGCGCACACGAAAGCGGCTGCTGGACGCCACGATCGCCTGTCTCGTCAAATATGGCTATGCGCGCACCAATCCGCTTCGTGTCGCCGCCGAGGCGGGGGTGACGCGCGGGGCCGTGCTGCATCATTTCAGGGATGGCCCGGACCTTATTCGCGGGACGATCATCGAATTGCAGGAAAAGCGGCTGCGCGCGCTGGGCCGGGTGACTGCAATCGATCCGGCGCAGGTCGGCGCGATCATGCGCACCTATTGGGACCAGCTTTCCACGCCCACGGCCATCGCCTTTGAGGAGATCAGGCACGCGGCGCGGACCGATGCGGCGCTGGCGGCGGTATTGAAGCCGCTGGAGGAAGAATATCAGGCGCGCTGGGACGTTCGCGCAGTCGACATATTCGCCGACTGGCAGAGCGACCCGGAACGCTTCGAACTTGCGATCACGCTGGCGCAGACGGTGCTGGAAGGGCTCGCGCTACGCAACCGCTCGGGGCTGGCGAACGACCATGTGGTCGAACTGATGCTCAACCATCTGGAGCAGCAGATCATCGACCTTCACCCCCGCCTCGGCGGCCGCAAGGGCTAG
- a CDS encoding aromatic ring-hydroxylating oxygenase subunit alpha, translating into MNYDPRSWAVHAGSSYDFDKHAPHIDNGSARPDPVRYTSKEFFDREWEKVFTKTWLLAGPASDVREPGDWMKFDIGPESFIVVRGDNGGLHAHYNVCPHRGSQLVRDDMGSQNSFTCPFHSWQFDLDGKNTRVTDVETFRPEVLCHDKNLSSVRVEEAAGLVFISMADDVPSLAEYLGPVLPMLELYEIDKMYVVQHKRSDWGANWKGGVDAFYETYHLHAIHPQTMGMLDDRTHIDLYPGGLSRQFVPFAQPNSHFPDQEGVNPGIAMMLKDAGIDPEKFEGTAKDTRAALAFAKRERAARLGLDYNKFSDAQLTDSTIFGVFPNVQIGCHPEAVFLHRFLPHATDPSQFTYDTIIMYRHIDVPGYGAPFWMGLGEEVDMSGETRPDVVRTGLGEPPELGEVLDQDSDLLPIVQAGARSRGFRGPLWSEQEARLRHFHVELDRWLAR; encoded by the coding sequence ATGAACTACGACCCCCGGAGCTGGGCCGTCCACGCAGGCTCTTCTTACGACTTCGACAAGCACGCGCCGCACATCGACAATGGCAGCGCGCGCCCGGATCCCGTCCGCTATACCTCGAAGGAATTTTTCGATCGGGAGTGGGAAAAGGTCTTCACCAAGACGTGGCTTCTAGCCGGGCCGGCCAGCGACGTGCGCGAGCCGGGCGACTGGATGAAGTTCGACATCGGGCCGGAGTCCTTCATCGTGGTCCGCGGCGACAATGGCGGGCTTCATGCACATTACAATGTGTGCCCGCACCGCGGCAGTCAGCTCGTGCGCGACGACATGGGCTCGCAGAACAGCTTCACCTGCCCCTTCCACAGCTGGCAATTCGACCTTGACGGCAAAAACACCCGCGTGACCGATGTCGAGACCTTCCGTCCCGAAGTGCTCTGCCACGACAAGAATCTGTCGTCGGTGCGGGTGGAAGAAGCGGCCGGGCTGGTCTTCATCTCGATGGCCGATGACGTCCCGAGCCTTGCGGAATATCTGGGGCCGGTGCTGCCGATGCTGGAGCTCTACGAGATCGACAAGATGTACGTCGTCCAGCACAAGCGTTCGGATTGGGGCGCGAACTGGAAAGGCGGCGTGGACGCCTTCTACGAAACCTACCATCTCCATGCGATCCACCCGCAGACGATGGGTATGCTGGACGACCGCACCCATATCGACCTCTATCCGGGCGGCCTGAGCAGGCAATTTGTCCCGTTCGCCCAGCCCAATTCGCATTTCCCCGATCAGGAAGGCGTGAACCCCGGCATCGCCATGATGCTGAAGGACGCCGGCATCGATCCGGAGAAGTTCGAGGGGACGGCGAAGGATACACGCGCCGCGCTCGCCTTCGCCAAGCGCGAGCGCGCGGCGCGGCTGGGGCTGGACTATAACAAGTTCAGCGACGCGCAACTCACCGACAGCACGATCTTCGGCGTCTTCCCCAATGTTCAGATCGGCTGCCATCCGGAGGCGGTGTTCCTCCACCGCTTCCTGCCGCATGCCACCGATCCGAGCCAGTTCACCTATGACACGATCATCATGTACCGGCACATCGACGTGCCGGGCTATGGCGCGCCGTTCTGGATGGGGCTTGGCGAAGAGGTGGATATGAGCGGCGAGACGCGGCCCGATGTGGTTCGGACCGGCCTTGGAGAGCCGCCGGAACTGGGGGAAGTGCTCGACCAGGATTCCGACCTGCTGCCGATCGTCCAGGCAGGGGCGCGGTCGCGCGGCTTCCGTGGTCCGCTCTGGAGCGAGCAGGAGGCGCGGCTGCGTCATTTCCACGTTGAACTCGACCGTTGGCTGGCGCGTTGA
- a CDS encoding putative quinol monooxygenase, whose translation MSYTYIARLHIKPEMEASFRQAIADMMEVARDDPGTLDYQVFTLADDPYSYVFYESYVDADADERHRTGPVSGPIVARMVECIDDRGFAQEFWTPVAALDKKP comes from the coding sequence ATGAGCTACACCTACATCGCCCGCCTTCACATCAAACCTGAAATGGAGGCCAGCTTCCGGCAGGCTATCGCCGACATGATGGAGGTTGCGCGCGACGACCCCGGCACCCTGGACTATCAGGTCTTCACCCTTGCCGACGATCCGTACAGCTATGTCTTTTATGAAAGCTATGTCGACGCAGATGCCGACGAGCGCCACCGCACCGGGCCGGTGTCCGGACCAATCGTAGCGCGGATGGTCGAATGCATCGACGACCGGGGTTTCGCACAAGAGTTCTGGACTCCCGTGGCCGCGCTCGACAAGAAGCCCTGA
- a CDS encoding SDR family oxidoreductase, with translation MGRVAGKVALVTGGGSGLGRADCEALAREGATVIVTDVALDAAQRLAGELGGGAVAFSLDVASEQAWIDVLREIEERFGRLDILVNNAGVVAMADVEESSLEQFRWVNAVMSEGVFLGCKHAIPLMNKRDGGSIINMSSTGALLGYPVYLAYSAAKGAVRSMTKSVAVMCQEKGYKIRCNSVHPGAIETPMVQLAEGRPGEAQAIPEGVLPHGAKGAPKDVANMVLFLASDESRYVTGAEFVVDNGLTVRPW, from the coding sequence ATGGGCCGGGTAGCAGGCAAGGTCGCGCTGGTGACGGGCGGCGGGTCCGGACTGGGCCGCGCCGATTGCGAGGCGCTGGCGCGGGAAGGCGCTACGGTGATCGTGACCGATGTCGCGCTGGACGCGGCGCAGCGCCTCGCCGGGGAGCTCGGCGGCGGCGCGGTCGCTTTTTCACTCGACGTCGCGTCGGAACAGGCTTGGATCGACGTTCTGCGCGAGATCGAGGAGCGCTTCGGCCGCCTCGACATCCTCGTCAACAATGCAGGCGTGGTTGCGATGGCCGATGTCGAGGAAAGCAGCCTTGAGCAGTTCCGCTGGGTCAACGCGGTCATGAGCGAGGGCGTTTTCCTCGGCTGCAAGCACGCGATTCCGCTGATGAACAAGCGCGACGGCGGCTCGATCATCAACATGTCGTCGACGGGCGCGCTCCTTGGTTATCCGGTCTATCTCGCCTATTCCGCCGCAAAGGGCGCAGTGCGGTCGATGACCAAATCGGTGGCGGTCATGTGCCAGGAAAAGGGCTACAAGATCCGCTGCAATTCGGTGCATCCGGGCGCGATCGAAACCCCGATGGTGCAGCTTGCGGAGGGACGGCCGGGCGAAGCGCAGGCCATTCCCGAAGGCGTGCTGCCGCATGGCGCGAAGGGTGCGCCAAAGGACGTGGCCAATATGGTGCTGTTTCTTGCCTCCGACGAATCCCGCTATGTCACCGGCGCGGAATTCGTCGTGGACAATGGCCTCACCGTTCGTCCGTGGTAA
- a CDS encoding nuclear transport factor 2 family protein, producing MMMGQSEALLDELASRARISDMLLLYCRALDRCDVELMKSLYWEDAVDNHGVFNGGAAAFAEYIVGDTKQRFESTVHALGNMLIEVEGDVAHSESYLIANCVLKGDRAKVEDTFGPSYAAKFDWDEVAGIPHEFFFGGRYFDRFERRNGEWRIAERMLLMDWNRCDIARSIFDEGMLAHLRPLGRRHPDDALYHFRRAVEAGR from the coding sequence ATGATGATGGGGCAATCCGAAGCACTGCTCGACGAACTCGCCTCGCGGGCCAGGATCAGCGACATGCTGCTGCTTTACTGCCGCGCGCTGGACAGGTGCGACGTCGAGCTGATGAAATCGCTCTACTGGGAGGATGCCGTCGACAATCACGGCGTTTTCAATGGCGGCGCGGCCGCATTCGCCGAATATATCGTCGGCGACACGAAACAGCGCTTTGAATCCACCGTTCACGCGCTCGGCAACATGCTGATCGAGGTGGAAGGCGATGTCGCGCACAGCGAAAGCTATCTGATCGCCAATTGCGTGCTGAAGGGCGATCGCGCAAAGGTGGAGGACACGTTCGGCCCCAGCTATGCCGCGAAGTTCGACTGGGACGAAGTCGCCGGCATTCCGCACGAGTTCTTCTTCGGCGGCCGCTATTTCGACCGTTTCGAACGCCGCAATGGCGAATGGCGCATTGCCGAACGGATGCTCCTGATGGACTGGAACCGGTGCGACATCGCCAGATCGATTTTCGACGAAGGCATGCTCGCCCATCTTCGCCCGCTTGGCCGCCGCCATCCCGATGATGCGCTCTACCACTTCCGCCGGGCTGTGGAGGCCGGACGGTGA